A region of Vigna radiata var. radiata cultivar VC1973A chromosome 10, Vradiata_ver6, whole genome shotgun sequence DNA encodes the following proteins:
- the LOC106775934 gene encoding glucose-6-phosphate/phosphate translocator 1, chloroplastic: MISSLRQPVVGISGSDLLLRQRHATPVKARSFLPSLAREKGHGSLVSVHKPLHIASSLGGANFSSVKSGGKGDLVKCEAYEADRSEVEATNTPSEASKKVKIGIYFATWWALNVVFNIYNKKVLNAYPFPWLTSTLSLACGSLMMLISWATGIAEAPKTDPEFWKSLFPVAVAHTIGHVAATVSMSKVAVSFTHIIKSGEPAFSVLVSRFLLGETFPVPVYLSLLPIIGGCALAAVTELNFNMTGFMGAMISNLAFVFRNIFSKKGMKGKSVSGMNYYACLSILSLAILTPFAIAVEGPQMWIAGWKTSISQIGNQLIWWVAAQSVFYHLYNQVSYMSLDEISPLTFSIGNTMKRISVIVSSIIIFHTPVQPVNALGAAIAILGTFLYSQAKQ; the protein is encoded by the exons ATGATTTCTTCCTTGAGACAGCCTGTTGTGGGGATCAGTGGTTCTGATCTTCTTTTGAGGCAAAGACATGCAACCCCAGTTAAGGCACGGTCGTTTTTGCCTTCTTTGGCAAGGGAAAAGGGACATGGATCTCTGGTTTCAGTGCATAAGCCACTGCACATTGCTTCTTCTCTTGGTGGTGCAAATTTCTCTTCAGTGAAGAGTGGTGGAAAGGGTGATTTGGTGAAGTGCGAGGCCTATGAGGCAGACAGATCAGAGGTTGAGGCTACAAACACACCATCAGAGGCTTCAAAGAAGGTGAAGATTGGCATATATTTTGCAACCTGGTGGGCTCTGAATGTggtgtttaatatttataacaagAAGGTGTTGAATGCCTACCCCTTCCCGTGGCTGACTTCAACTCTCTCACTTGCATGTGGGTCTCTCATGATGTTGATCTCTTGGGCCACTGGGATTGCAGAAGCCCCCAAGACTGATCCTGAGTTTTGGAAGTCTTTGTTTCCT GTTGCCGTTGCACATACAATAGGACATGTGGCAGCAACTGTTAGTATGTCAAAAGTTGCGGTATCATTTACACATATAATCAAGAGTGGTGAGCCTGCTTTTAGTGTTCTGGTTTCAAGATTTCTCTTGGGTGAGACTTTCCCCGTGCCAGTCTATCTGTCTTTACTTCCGATCATTGGTGGATGTGCACTTGCAGCCGTGACTGAACTCAATTTCAACATGACTG GTTTCATGGGTGCTATGATATCGAATTTGGCATTTGTATTCcgtaatatattttcaaaaaagggAATGAAGGGAAAGTCTGTCAGTGGAATGAATTACTATGCTTGTTTATCTATTTTGTCCCTTGCAATTCTCACACCCTTTGCAATTGCCGTGGAAGGACCACAGATGTGGATTGCCGGATGGAAAACATCGATCTCTCAGATTGGAAACCAACTCATATG GTGGGTAGCAGCTCAAAGTGTATTCTATCACTTATACAATCAAGTGTCATACATGTCTCTGGATGAGATCTCTCCCTTAACATTTAGCATTGGAAACACCATGAAACGTATATCTGTCATAGTGTCTTCGATTATTATCTTCCACACTCCAGTTCAACCTGTTAATGCTCTTGGTGCCGCTATTGCTATCCTTGGAACCTTCTTATATTCACAG GCAAAACAATAG